Genomic DNA from bacterium:
AATTTCTTCCCTTTTTGATTTCTGATATTTGTCGGTTTATAGTGAAGATCATATACGGTTGATTTTTTTATATACGATTTATATTTCAATTCTGCTTTTGAAAATTCTTCCGACAAGTCTCCACCCTTCATCGCAAATAAAAATGCTTTCTCTTTAATTAACGGAATAGCGTACCTGAAAAGAATTATAAGAGGAACTGTAGCGCGGCTGACAATCAGGTCAAATGAATTACCATGTCTGGAAATAAACTCCTCGCTTTCAACACGGTGATTCTCAGAGATTACATTGCTTAGTTTGAGTTTATCAATAAAGTCTTTTACAGCTTCAACCTTCTTTAAAGTTGAATCTGCTAACACTCCTCTGATATCAGGTCGCATTATAGCCAGAGGAATTCCTGGAAATCCACCCCCAGTACCGATGTCTAAAAATTTAGTTACTTTTTCTGGAAGATATTTTGATATGTAGGCTGATATGAATACGTGTTTTTCAATGATCGAGTCAACATCCCGTTTGGAGATAAGATTAATCTTTTTGTTTTTCTCAACGACGAGCTGAGCGAAGTAGGCGAGTCGTTCTGTTCTGGTAGGTTCCGGGTTGAAACCATTTTCCCAGCAAAATACATTTAGTTCTTTTAGGTACTGGTCCTGCTTATCAGCCATAAAAAAAATAAAAATTATCGTTTTAAATATATCAATAAAACAGAAATATCTGAAGGTGTAACTCCGGAAATTCGTGAGGCTTGACCTATCGAACGGGGTTTATACTTCTGTAATTTTTCTTTGCTCTCTGTTGACAGAGCCTTTATGTCAGAATAGTTTAATGTTAAAGGAATTAAATGATCTTCATACTTCTCGAACTTCGCTATCATTTCCTCCTGTCGCTTAAGATAACCTTCATACTTCAAATCAATTTCGACTTGCTGCATAACCAATTCATCTGTAAGCAATGGTTTGATATCTTGATGATCATCGAATCCATCAAGTCTCAACAATTCCGGAAGAGAAAGTTCCGGTCTTCGACAAAGATTTGCGATAGTTTCGGTCGAATCGATTAATGAAGATCCTTTGACATTTAAAAATTCATTAACCTTTGCTGCATTTAATTTTAAGTTTTTACATGCTTTAATTCCGGAAAAGATTTTTCTTTCACGATCTCCAACTTTTTCAGAATCTTCTTTACCAACTAGACCAAATTCTTTCCC
This window encodes:
- the rsmG gene encoding 16S rRNA (guanine(527)-N(7))-methyltransferase RsmG, yielding MADKQDQYLKELNVFCWENGFNPEPTRTERLAYFAQLVVEKNKKINLISKRDVDSIIEKHVFISAYISKYLPEKVTKFLDIGTGGGFPGIPLAIMRPDIRGVLADSTLKKVEAVKDFIDKLKLSNVISENHRVESEEFISRHGNSFDLIVSRATVPLIILFRYAIPLIKEKAFLFAMKGGDLSEEFSKAELKYKSYIKKSTVYDLHYKPTNIRNQKGKKLVLLELQK